One stretch of Glycine soja cultivar W05 chromosome 7, ASM419377v2, whole genome shotgun sequence DNA includes these proteins:
- the LOC114417933 gene encoding uncharacterized protein LOC114417933 — protein sequence MAVKPTVALRAILVGGIAAFAKIAGAMKAAGGAKMGAAAAAMTAAATAAVAGSKQEQTDASQQSPK from the coding sequence ATGGCGGTAAAACCAACAGTTGCATTAAGGGCTATTCTTGTTGGAGGCATAGCAGCATTTGCTAAAATAGCAGGTGCTATGAAAGCTGCAGGTGGTGCAAAAATGGGCGCAGCTGCAGCTGCCATGACGGCAGCAGCAACTGCAGCTGTGGCAGGGTCCAAACAAGAGCAAACAGATGCTTCTCAACAGTCTCCAAAATAA
- the LOC114417932 gene encoding mediator of RNA polymerase II transcription subunit 9 — MDHYGSSGGSWTMIPTHNSSIQSQSQSNQDPNLFLQQQQQQFLQSQPFQQALPPQSPFQQHHHLYQQQQQQQQQQQQQRLLPQPQQQQQQQQQQQQPQNLHQSLASHYHLLHLVENLAEVIEHGTPDQQSDALINELSNHFEKCQQLLNSISDSISTKAMTVEGQKKKLEESEQLLNQRRDLIANYRKSVEDLVRSEP, encoded by the exons ATGGATCATTATGGTTCTTCTGGAGGAAGCTGGACGATGATCCCAACCCACAATTCAAGTATTCAATCCCAATCCCAATCGAACCAGGACCCTAACCTCTttcttcaacaacaacaacaacagtttCTCCAGTCACAACCTTTTCAGCAAGCACTACCACCCCAATCTCCATTTCAACAGCACCACCACCTTtatcagcagcagcaacaacaacaacaacagcagcagcagcagcgtCTTCTACCGCAACCGCAACAGCAACagcaacagcagcaacaacaacaacagccgcAGAACCTTCACCAGTCACTGGCCTCTCACTACCATCTTTTACAT TTGGTGGAGAATTTGGCTGAGGTTATCGAACATGGAACCCCGGATCAGCAGTCAGATGCATTG ATCAATGAATTGAGCAACCACTTTGAGAAGTGCCAGCAGCTGTTAAACTCAATCTCTGACTCCATTAGCACCAAGGCTATG ACAGTTGAGGGACAGAAGAAGAAGCTAGAGGAAAGTGAGCAATTGTTAAATCAGCGAAG AGACTTGATTGCCAATTACAGAAAATCTGTGGAGGATCTTGTTAGGTCTGAGCCATAA
- the LOC114419189 gene encoding LOB domain-containing protein 22, whose protein sequence is MNNNNPNNNNTNNRISTPRNGNSATQACAACKYQRRKCAPDCILAPYFPHDRQRQFLNAHKLFGVSNITKIIKLLSPQDKDQAMRTIIYQSDMRATDPVGGCYRYILELQAQIEYYRAELELVLQQLAIFRAQAQHQHQQQHGIFAANNVNVAVNGDGEVLNGDPMGLYNQQQHYQCLQAQQGEEQYVMMHENGNGSQNIDGIALQEQIKTWAVQNTAVSLSSLSLHGQNSNVSDEYDHKPVVGIDMDSDERSELGFESEELVHRSDEAVLFKIDDAVIKAEANPCMQQAQDHDLKGAATSFTLTNCSC, encoded by the exons ATGAACAACAATAAccctaacaacaacaacaccaatAACAGAATCTCAACACCAAGAAATGGCAACAGCGCCACCCAGGCCTGTGCTGCATGCAAGTACCAACGCAGAAAGTGTGCACCTGATTGCATCCTTGCACCTTACTTCCCCCATGATCGCCAGCGCCAGTTCCTCAACGCGCACAAGTTGTTCGGCGTGAGCAACATCACCAAGATCATCAAGCTTCTCAGCCCTCAGGACAAGGACCAAGCCATGCGCACCATCATCTATCAATCCGACATGCGCGCTACAGACCCAGTTGGTGGTTGCTAcag GTACATTCTCGAACTCCAGGCCCAAATCGAGTACTATAGGGCGGAACTCGAACTCGTCCTTCAACAACTCGCCATCTTCAGAGCCCAGGCTCAGCACCAACACCAACAACAACATGGTATCTTTGCTGCAAACAACGTTAATGTAGCTGTCAATGGTGATGGTGAGGTTTTGAACGGTGATCCAATGGGCTTGTATAACCAGCAACAACACTATCAGTGTCTGCAGGCACAACAGGGGGAGGAGCAGTATGTTATGATGCACGAAAATGGTAATGGAAGCCAAAACATCGATGGCATTGCTTTGCAGGAGCAAATTAAAACGTGGGCTGTGCAGAACACTGCTGTGTCGCTTTCTTCGTTGTCATTGCATGGGCAGAATAGTAATGTCAGCGATGAGTATGATCACAAGCCGGTGGTGGGGATTGACATGGATTCTGATGAGAGAAGCGAGTTAGGGTTCGAGTCTGAAGAATTAGTCCATCGCAG TGATGAAGCAGTTTTGTTTAAGATAGACGATGCAGTAATAAAAGCGGAGGCTAATCCCTGCATGCAACAAGCTCAAGACCATGACCTGAAAGGTGCAGCAACATCGTTTACTCTCACAAATTGTAGTTGCTGA
- the LOC114417934 gene encoding chaperonin CPN60-like 2, mitochondrial: MYRLARRVGSSIASPSAKNLVYGGVLSSRNFVSKDINFGVGARAAILHGVTEVADAVKVTMGPKGRNVIIERSRGNPRITKDGVTVAKSIKFKDKSKNVGADLVKQVAKATNTAAGDGTTCATVLTQAILTEGCKSIAAGVNVMDLRHGINKAVDAVITELKRRALMISTSEEITQVGTISANGERDIGELIARAMEKVGKEGVITVVDGNTLDNKLEVVEGMKLTRGYISPYFITDQKTQKCELENPFILIHDKKISDINSLLKILELAVTKKRPLLVVAEDVESDALAMLILNKHHAGLKVCAVKAPGFGDNRRASLDDLAILTGGEVITDERGLALDKVQPEMLGTAKKVTITIDDTIILHGGGDKKVIEERCEQLRTAMEKSSATFDKEKAQERLSKLSGGVAVFKVGGASEAEVGERKDRVTDALNATRAAVEEGIVPGGGVALLYATKVLDNLQTQNEDEKRGVQIIQNALKAPTITIASNAGFDGALVHSKLLEQDDHNLGFDAAKGVYADMVKAGIIDPLKVVRTALVDAASVSLLLTTTEAAVVDNSHDKNKPPSRVPDMDDLDL; encoded by the exons ATGTATCGATTAGCTCGTAGAGTAGGATCCTCCATTGCTTCTCCTTCCGCTAAGAATCTC GTATATGGTGGAGTATTGTCAAgcagaaattttgtgagcaaagatatcaactttggGGTTGGGGCTCGTGCCGCAATCCTCCATGGGGTAACTGAGGTTGCTGATGCTGTCAAAGTTACCATGGGACCCAAG GGTCGCAATGTGATAATTGAGAGAAGTCGTGGGAATCCCAGGATCACAAAGGATGGTGTGACTGTGGCCAAAAGTATCAAATTTAAAGACAAATCAAAAAATGTTGGTGCGGATCTAGTCAAGCAGGTGGCCAAGGCTACCAACACTGCTGCTGGAGATG GTACAACTTGTGCAACTGTTTTGACTCAGGCAATACTCACAGAAGGATGCAAATCGATTGCTGCTGGTGTAAATGTTATGGATTTACGTCATGGAATAAATAAGGCAGTTGATGCTGTAATTACTGAGTTGAAGAGGAGAGCATTGATGATTAGTACGTCAGAAGAGATAACCCAG GTTGGAACTATATCTGCAAATGGGGAGCGTGACATTGGAGAATTGATAGCAAGGGCAATGGAGAAAGTTGGGAAGGAAGGGGTCATTACTGTCGTT GATGGGAACACTTTGGATAATAAGTTGGAAGTGGTAGAAGGAATGAAGTTAACCAGAGGCTACATATCTCCTTATTTTATTACTGATCAGAAGACCCAGAAATGT gaatTGGAGAACCCCTTTATTCTCATCCATGACAAGAAAATTTCAGACATAAATTCACTGCTGAAAATACTGGAGCTGGCTGTAACG AAAAAAAGACCACTCCTAGTTGTTGCTGAAGATGTTGAGAGTGATGCATTGGCTATGCTCATACTCAACAAGCATCACGCAGGGCTTAAG GTTTGTGCTGTAAAAGCTCCTGGTTTTGGGGATAATAGAAGAGCAAGTCTAGACGATCTTGCAATTCTTACTGGAGGAGAG GTCATCACTGATGAGCGTGGTTTGGCTCTTGATAAAGTCCAACCAGAAATGCTTGGCACTGCAAAAAAG GTTACTATCACCATTGATGACACTATTATTCTACATGGTGGTGGGGATAAGAAGGTCATTGAAGAGAGATGTGAACag CTGAGGACAGCTATGGAAAAGAGTTCTGCCacatttgataaagaaaaagcaCAAGAACGCCTATCAAAACTATCTGGTGGTGTAGCTGTTTTCAAA GTTGGGGGGGCTAGTGAGGCCGAAGTTGGGGAAAGGAAAGATAGAGTAACAGATGCTTTAAATGCCACTAGAGCAGCTGTGGAAGAGGGAATTGTTCCGG GTGGTGGAGTTGCTCTCCTATATGCTACCAAAGTCTTGGATAACCTTCAAACCCAAAATGAAGATGAGAAAAGAGGAGtacaaattattcaaaatgCACTCAAG GCACCGACGATTACAATAGCTTCAAATGCTGgttttgatggtgctttggtccACAGCAAATTGTTGGAACAAGATGATCATAATTTAGGTTTTGATGCTGCTAAAG GTGTCTATGCTGATATGGTAAAGGCTGGAATAATAGATCCTCTCAAAGTTGTTAGAACTGCTTTGGTAGATGCTGCCAG TGTGTCATTGCTACTGACAACAACCGAGGCAGCTGTGGTGGATAATTCACATGACAAGAATAAACCTCCTAGTCGGGTGCCAGATATGGATGATTTGGATCTCTAA